From one Anticarsia gemmatalis isolate Benzon Research Colony breed Stoneville strain chromosome 20, ilAntGemm2 primary, whole genome shotgun sequence genomic stretch:
- the LOC142981477 gene encoding pupal cuticle protein-like, with translation MQSMIILAATLCLAQASFYAGPPAHIQLSPDGKFLLDTPEVAHAKAAHAAAHAQASTAHGAWAPAGGYIAGPAYGAGAHYGAPGVGLLKYGPAPLAHDGRVVDTPEVAHLKAAHIAAHHAAHAGAAHGALAHAGAIAPLAYAGHGGGYAAGYGKWNGPQAHIQLTHDGQYVVDTPEVQHARAVHLHQYAAAAHAAAASPEEPWGHHGHGGWH, from the exons ATGCAGTCTATG ATTATCCTCGCAGCCACCCTCTGCCTGGCTCAGGCTTCGTTCTACGCGGGCCCGCCAGCGCACATCCAGCTCAGTCCCGACGGCAAGTTCCTGTTGGACACGCCCGAGGTAGCGCACGCTAAGGCCGCGCACGCCGCCGCGCATGCGCAGGCGTCCACCGCGCACGGCGCGTGGGCGCCCGCCGGCGGATACATCGCGGGACCTGCTTATGGTGCTGGCGCTCATTACGGCGCTCCTGGCGTCG GTCTTCTGAAGTACGGCCCAGCTCCGCTAGCGCACGACGGTCGCGTGGTGGACACGCCCGAGGTCGCTCACCTGAAGGCCGCGCACATCGCGGCGCACCACGCGGCGCACGCGGGCGCGGCGCACGGGGCCCTCGCACACGCCGGAGCCATCGCTCCCCTCGCCTACGCCGGACACGGTGGTGGTTACGCGGCCGGTTACGGCAAGTGGAACGGTCCTCAG GCCCACATCCAGCTCACCCATGACGGCCAATACGTAGTAGACACCCCCGAGGTGCAGCACGCGCGCGCCGTGCACCTGCACCAGtacgccgccgccgcccacgccgccgccgcctcgcCCGAGGAGCCCTGGGGCCACCACGGACACGGCGGCTGGCACTGA